The proteins below come from a single Terriglobia bacterium genomic window:
- a CDS encoding MBL fold metallo-hydrolase: MAYLQFLGAAGTVTGSKHLINTSGDGDGKRGMQVLIDCGMFQGQKEWRLKNWTDTPVPAREIDAVILTHAHLDHSGWIPRLVKEGFKGRVYATPATIDLCGVILPDSGHLQEEEARFHNQKGTSKHSPALPLYTLEEAQESLSIFQPVDFGELKQLSDELSFRFVHAGHILGSGMAEVFLKQNGSSLKLLFTGDIGRVPQVSEAPGRVVHAGPDPNEDPEFLVMESTYGNRSHPHDDVRPLLAQLINDTVHRGGTVVVPAFAVERTQKFLFLLKELMENNRIPRVPVFVDSPMAIKAVEICMKYTSEFNQEAQDLVRKYGSPLNWPEFTFALKQEESKKINDVVYPCIIVSSSGMVTGGRILHHLMHRLPDPKHQVIFIGFQAPGTRGAIIKSGAKSVRIFSQEVPIRARVAALEEFSDHADTEELLRWLKTFKKKPRTTFLVHGEAEATSQLREAITSQLGWQVNIAQWLEKVPLV, translated from the coding sequence GTGGCCTATCTGCAATTTCTCGGCGCTGCCGGTACGGTAACCGGCTCCAAACATCTCATCAACACCTCCGGCGACGGCGACGGCAAACGCGGTATGCAGGTCCTGATTGACTGCGGGATGTTCCAGGGCCAAAAAGAATGGCGTCTGAAGAACTGGACAGATACGCCCGTCCCAGCGCGGGAAATTGACGCCGTGATCCTGACGCACGCGCACCTGGACCACTCCGGCTGGATTCCCCGTCTGGTGAAGGAGGGCTTCAAGGGACGGGTGTACGCCACGCCTGCAACCATTGACCTGTGCGGCGTGATCCTGCCCGACTCCGGCCACCTGCAGGAGGAAGAAGCGCGCTTCCACAACCAGAAAGGAACTTCCAAGCACTCGCCTGCTCTGCCGCTGTACACGTTGGAGGAAGCACAGGAGTCCTTGAGCATTTTCCAGCCGGTAGACTTTGGCGAACTCAAGCAGTTGAGCGACGAACTTTCATTTCGCTTCGTCCATGCGGGGCACATTCTCGGCTCGGGGATGGCTGAAGTTTTTCTGAAGCAAAATGGCAGTTCGCTCAAGCTGCTATTCACCGGCGACATCGGCCGCGTTCCTCAGGTATCGGAGGCGCCTGGGCGCGTGGTCCACGCCGGCCCCGATCCCAATGAAGATCCTGAGTTTCTGGTGATGGAGTCTACTTACGGCAACCGCAGCCATCCCCACGATGACGTCCGGCCGCTGCTGGCGCAGTTGATCAACGACACGGTGCATCGCGGAGGCACCGTGGTGGTGCCGGCCTTCGCGGTCGAACGGACGCAGAAATTTCTTTTTCTCCTGAAAGAGCTCATGGAAAACAACCGGATTCCACGGGTCCCCGTCTTCGTGGACAGCCCCATGGCCATCAAGGCCGTGGAGATTTGCATGAAATACACCAGCGAGTTCAACCAGGAGGCCCAGGACCTGGTGCGGAAATACGGTTCGCCGCTCAATTGGCCGGAGTTTACCTTTGCCTTGAAGCAAGAGGAGTCCAAGAAGATCAATGACGTGGTTTATCCCTGCATCATTGTGTCTTCCAGCGGCATGGTCACCGGCGGACGCATCCTGCACCACCTGATGCACCGGCTGCCCGATCCGAAACACCAGGTCATCTTCATCGGCTTTCAGGCGCCGGGAACGCGCGGGGCCATCATCAAGAGCGGCGCCAAGTCCGTGCGGATCTTCTCCCAGGAAGTTCCCATACGGGCCCGCGTTGCCGCGCTGGAAGAATTCAGCGACCACGCTGACACGGAAGAGCTCCTGCGCTGGCTCAAGACGTTTAAGAAGAAGCCGCGGACAACGTTTCTCGTCCACGGCGAAGCAGAAGCGACGTCCCAGTTGAGGGAAGCCATCACCAGCCAGTTGGGCTGGCAAGTGAACATTGCGCAGTGGCTGGAAAAAGTGCCGCTGGTTTGA
- a CDS encoding ABC transporter permease → MDTLFHDLRYAVRMLRRSPGFAAAAVLTLALGMGANTVMFSVLNTVLLRPLPYTQPDRLLQIWETDSARGETQGPISPYDFLDWQKQSATLEATATYIFGKPVLSGQKIPTLINAVHTTADFFAVFKAKPLRGRTFLPNEDAPGKDRVVVLSYGAWQRYFSGDQSIVGKSITLDGDSYSVIGVVPADFQFPTSGIEAWCLPGFDLKGAGPGRGSRGLFAVGRMKPGVMLHQAQTEMNTIAARLAAQYPQNKTTGFRLVGLQDEMVGGVRRTLLVLWGSVLAVLLIACANVAGLMMARAFSRQKEIGIRLALGGSRARLVRQFLTESSLLAAIGGSLGLLLSLAAGKLVIAGSSGAVPRLRTFEMDGWVLAFTALACVVTGILFGIAPALHALRPDINESLKEAATHSTRIAERLRLRSAFVVLEIALALVLLVCAGLLSKTLWQLQHVDPGFQAENVLGLRISVPEARYPQALQRGEFYQQIVERLEAIPGVVSAGATNDLPFSGSRTGTSFEIEGQPSVPGVALYSDYRRVSSDYMRTMQTRLLEGHEFSSHDNQDAPRVAIINQAFSKKFLPGKDPVGQKLRIHDQWFEVVGVVANVKLQSLRASSNAEMYVPILQADPPPWTFLVVRSPMEVSTLVPTVRKAVSEVAPDEPVYDVRTMADRLNFSLAPQRFSSLLLGIFAGLALLLAAIGIYGVIAYSVAQRTHEIGIRMALGAGRDDVLRMVLKQGAKIALFGLAVGVFGALLATALLSSLLYGVAARDPVIFLCVAGMLFVVVLLATYGPARKASKVDPLEALRCE, encoded by the coding sequence ATGGATACGCTCTTCCACGATCTTCGCTACGCCGTGCGCATGCTGCGCCGGTCGCCCGGATTTGCCGCAGCCGCCGTCCTGACGCTGGCGCTCGGCATGGGCGCTAACACAGTGATGTTCAGCGTGTTGAACACCGTGCTGCTGCGTCCGTTGCCGTATACCCAACCTGATCGCCTGCTGCAGATCTGGGAGACCGACTCGGCTCGGGGCGAAACCCAAGGGCCAATTTCACCCTACGACTTTCTTGACTGGCAAAAGCAAAGCGCGACTCTGGAAGCTACTGCTACATATATTTTCGGTAAACCGGTCCTCAGCGGCCAGAAAATCCCCACGCTGATCAATGCCGTCCATACCACGGCAGACTTTTTTGCAGTATTCAAGGCCAAGCCGTTGCGCGGGCGCACCTTCCTGCCCAATGAAGACGCCCCCGGCAAAGACCGCGTCGTGGTGCTGAGCTACGGAGCGTGGCAGCGCTATTTTAGCGGTGACCAGAGCATTGTCGGCAAGAGCATCACGCTCGACGGAGATTCCTACTCAGTGATCGGAGTCGTGCCGGCCGATTTTCAGTTTCCAACTTCCGGAATCGAGGCATGGTGCTTGCCGGGATTTGACCTCAAGGGAGCAGGACCCGGACGCGGCAGCCGCGGCCTATTTGCCGTCGGGCGGATGAAGCCCGGCGTTATGCTCCACCAGGCGCAAACGGAGATGAACACCATCGCCGCCAGGCTTGCCGCACAATATCCCCAAAACAAGACCACCGGCTTTCGCCTGGTTGGCTTGCAGGACGAAATGGTAGGCGGCGTGCGCCGCACTCTATTGGTGCTTTGGGGCTCGGTGCTGGCGGTCCTGCTGATTGCCTGCGCCAACGTCGCTGGATTGATGATGGCCCGCGCTTTTTCCCGGCAAAAAGAGATTGGCATTCGCTTGGCGCTGGGAGGCAGCCGCGCAAGGCTCGTCCGCCAGTTCCTGACGGAAAGCAGTCTGCTCGCGGCCATCGGCGGCTCTTTGGGCTTGTTGCTCTCGTTGGCAGCGGGGAAGCTGGTGATTGCCGGCAGCAGCGGCGCCGTGCCGCGCTTACGTACCTTTGAAATGGATGGATGGGTCCTGGCGTTTACCGCACTGGCGTGCGTGGTCACCGGTATCCTGTTCGGTATTGCTCCGGCGTTGCACGCGCTCCGGCCGGACATAAATGAATCCTTGAAGGAAGCGGCCACACACTCAACTCGGATCGCCGAACGCCTCCGCCTGCGCAGTGCTTTTGTTGTGCTGGAGATCGCCCTGGCTCTCGTCCTTCTGGTCTGTGCCGGGCTGCTCAGCAAGACTCTGTGGCAGTTGCAGCATGTTGATCCCGGCTTTCAGGCGGAGAATGTTCTTGGTCTGCGCATCTCCGTCCCTGAGGCCCGGTATCCGCAAGCTCTGCAGCGGGGAGAGTTTTATCAGCAAATCGTCGAACGGCTGGAGGCGATTCCCGGCGTGGTTTCCGCGGGCGCGACCAACGATTTGCCCTTCAGCGGTTCGCGGACTGGAACGTCCTTCGAAATCGAAGGCCAGCCGTCGGTTCCCGGAGTGGCTTTGTACTCAGACTACCGCCGCGTGAGTTCTGACTACATGAGGACCATGCAAACTCGATTGCTGGAAGGCCACGAGTTCAGTTCGCATGACAATCAGGATGCTCCCCGCGTGGCCATTATCAACCAGGCCTTTAGTAAGAAGTTTCTGCCCGGCAAGGACCCTGTGGGCCAAAAGCTGAGGATCCACGATCAATGGTTTGAAGTTGTTGGTGTGGTGGCGAACGTGAAACTGCAGAGTCTCCGGGCCTCAAGCAACGCCGAAATGTACGTTCCAATTCTGCAAGCCGACCCGCCTCCGTGGACCTTCCTGGTTGTCCGCAGCCCTATGGAAGTTTCCACCTTGGTCCCCACCGTGCGTAAAGCCGTAAGTGAAGTTGCGCCGGACGAGCCTGTCTACGACGTGCGCACTATGGCTGACCGCCTCAACTTTTCCCTGGCGCCGCAGAGGTTCAGCAGTTTGCTGCTCGGAATTTTTGCCGGACTCGCCCTTCTGCTGGCGGCGATTGGAATCTACGGCGTGATCGCCTACTCCGTGGCCCAGCGCACGCATGAGATCGGTATTCGCATGGCCTTGGGCGCCGGCCGGGATGATGTGCTGCGCATGGTCCTAAAGCAAGGAGCAAAGATCGCTCTATTTGGGCTCGCCGTCGGCGTATTTGGCGCTCTGTTGGCCACCGCGCTGCTGTCCAGTTTGCTCTATGGCGTTGCCGCAAGAGACCCGGTCATCTTCTTATGTGTGGCGGGCATGCTTTTTGTGGTGGTGCTGCTGGCCACCTACGGTCCGGCGCGCAAAGCGTCCAAGGTAGATCCCTTGGAGGCCTTGCGCTGCGAATAG
- a CDS encoding BON domain-containing protein has product MSSLKRCLQVVLLSVLAVSSGWPSAASAQSQEATRRMQERISREVYHELVMLPELSIFDHLAFKVDGGNVTLLGEVRNAFLKDSAEKAVKHIEGVESIKNEIEVLPASINDDRIRQRVARAIFRDDRLFHYSLGSVPPIHIIVKGGHVTLKGAVNNQVDKDAAGLRANSVSGVFSVTNELEVTRSERKK; this is encoded by the coding sequence ATGAGCAGTCTAAAGCGGTGCCTGCAGGTGGTTCTGTTGTCCGTGTTGGCGGTATCAAGCGGCTGGCCGTCGGCCGCAAGCGCCCAATCGCAGGAAGCGACGCGGCGCATGCAAGAGAGGATCAGCCGGGAGGTTTACCACGAGTTGGTGATGCTCCCCGAGTTGAGTATCTTTGACCATCTGGCCTTTAAGGTGGACGGTGGCAACGTGACGCTGCTGGGTGAAGTTCGCAACGCGTTCCTCAAAGACAGCGCGGAGAAAGCCGTCAAGCATATCGAAGGCGTGGAAAGCATAAAGAACGAAATTGAGGTCCTCCCGGCGTCCATCAATGACGACCGCATTCGCCAGCGTGTGGCGCGCGCGATTTTCAGAGACGACCGGCTCTTCCATTATTCGTTGGGTTCGGTCCCTCCCATCCACATTATCGTGAAGGGCGGCCACGTCACGCTGAAGGGGGCGGTGAACAACCAGGTGGACAAGGACGCAGCGGGCCTTCGCGCCAACAGCGTTTCCGGAGTCTTCTCCGTGACGAACGAACTCGAGGTGACTCGCTCCGAGCGCAAGAAATAA
- a CDS encoding ABC transporter permease has translation METLIQDLRYGLRMLRKSPAFASVAVLTLALGIGANTAIFSLINAVLLKRLPVKDPGQLVFVGDPARANSRNLGTPQADLFSYPLYRVLRDGNTVFSGMMASGEVNRSKVENENGLVTSEATGVLVTGNYFSVLGVGTIMGRTLTEQDDVAKGAHPLAVISHGFWKNKLSQDPNIIGKTLKLNNYSYTVVGVTPPGFIGDTVGDKQDFWVPMMMQEQMLRGRPWLEEVHASWLRCIARLKPGVSAAQAEANINVVFKQWLQSPQIKAIDPGDQAELQRSKVPVATGGALGFSAVRGDYRQPLLLLMGFVGLVLLIACVNVANLLLARAAVRQREVAVRLAIGAGRARLVRQLLTESVILALLGGVAGLLAARWATQALLTLSVGARASDGLQVALDWRVLGFTAGLCLLTGLIFGLAPALRATRVAVAPTLKESTLAQGQSGRFPIGKILVAVEVAICLLALFSAGLLLRSLNNLQKLDLGYSRENLLMVRADPVAAGYKVQPFINFQREMTDRLSALAGVRSVTGSENGLFSGTESASEVKIEGYTSSRDEDRLVYWDQVGANYFKALGVPVLRGREFGPQDTPTALRVVVINETMARFYFGNSDPLGKRLWIDDQESRDKPMEIVGVARDMRDHDLRGPVPRRFYVPLGQAPDALFAVNFEIRTAGDPAAMTETVRKAFAADDPSVPLNRVKTLPELVDGNISLDILLAKLTGFFGLLALLLACLGLYGVMSYTVSRRTREIGLRMALGAQRSQVMTLVLMESMKVVLVGVAAGIPLSLLGSRVFASMLVGLRSTDPLSLGAVVLTLGAIAAIAGWIPALRATRVDPMVALRYE, from the coding sequence ATGGAAACGCTTATCCAAGATCTTCGCTATGGTCTGCGCATGTTACGCAAGAGCCCGGCTTTTGCCTCGGTGGCCGTCCTGACGTTGGCGCTGGGCATCGGCGCCAATACGGCCATCTTCAGCCTGATCAATGCGGTGCTGCTCAAGAGGTTGCCGGTCAAGGACCCTGGCCAGCTCGTTTTCGTGGGCGATCCCGCCAGGGCAAACTCCCGCAATCTTGGGACGCCGCAAGCCGATCTGTTTTCCTATCCGCTGTACCGCGTGCTGCGCGACGGCAATACAGTTTTCTCAGGCATGATGGCCTCCGGCGAGGTCAACCGCTCTAAAGTTGAAAATGAAAACGGCCTGGTTACCTCAGAGGCAACCGGAGTCCTGGTGACCGGAAATTATTTCTCGGTTTTGGGCGTGGGTACCATCATGGGCCGCACTCTGACCGAGCAGGATGACGTGGCCAAAGGGGCCCATCCTCTGGCGGTCATCAGCCACGGTTTCTGGAAGAACAAGCTGTCGCAGGATCCCAACATCATCGGCAAGACCCTGAAGCTGAACAACTATTCGTACACCGTGGTGGGAGTCACTCCGCCCGGATTCATCGGCGATACCGTCGGCGACAAGCAGGATTTCTGGGTGCCCATGATGATGCAGGAGCAAATGCTGCGCGGCCGGCCATGGCTGGAAGAAGTCCACGCCTCGTGGTTGCGGTGCATCGCCAGGTTGAAGCCCGGCGTCAGCGCGGCTCAGGCGGAAGCCAACATCAACGTGGTTTTCAAGCAATGGCTGCAAAGCCCCCAGATCAAGGCCATTGATCCCGGCGATCAGGCCGAACTCCAGAGGTCTAAAGTTCCTGTGGCAACCGGCGGCGCGCTGGGATTTTCCGCGGTGCGCGGCGACTATCGCCAGCCGCTCCTCCTGTTGATGGGATTTGTTGGATTAGTTCTGCTGATCGCGTGTGTCAACGTCGCCAACCTGCTCCTGGCGCGGGCTGCCGTGCGGCAAAGAGAAGTCGCCGTTCGCCTGGCCATCGGCGCAGGCCGCGCGCGGTTGGTGCGCCAGCTTCTTACGGAAAGCGTGATCCTGGCTTTGCTCGGCGGAGTCGCCGGACTTTTAGCCGCGAGATGGGCGACCCAAGCCCTGCTGACCCTCAGCGTGGGCGCCCGCGCCAGCGACGGTTTGCAAGTGGCGCTCGATTGGAGAGTGCTGGGCTTCACCGCGGGGCTTTGTCTGTTGACTGGCCTCATCTTTGGGTTGGCGCCTGCGCTGCGCGCCACCCGCGTGGCCGTGGCTCCCACACTCAAGGAGAGCACGCTTGCTCAGGGGCAATCCGGCCGCTTTCCCATCGGCAAAATTTTGGTGGCGGTTGAGGTGGCCATTTGCCTGCTGGCCCTTTTCTCTGCCGGTCTCTTGCTGCGCAGCCTCAACAATTTGCAGAAACTTGATCTGGGATACAGCCGCGAGAACTTGCTCATGGTCCGCGCCGATCCCGTGGCGGCGGGTTACAAAGTCCAGCCGTTCATCAACTTTCAGCGTGAGATGACCGACCGCTTGAGCGCGCTGGCCGGCGTGCGCAGTGTTACCGGCTCAGAGAATGGACTGTTCAGCGGCACCGAGTCCGCCAGCGAAGTGAAGATTGAAGGCTATACCAGCAGCCGGGACGAAGACCGGCTGGTGTACTGGGACCAGGTTGGCGCCAACTATTTCAAGGCTTTGGGGGTCCCCGTCCTTCGTGGGCGCGAATTTGGCCCGCAGGATACGCCCACCGCCCTGCGAGTGGTCGTAATCAATGAGACTATGGCGCGGTTCTATTTCGGCAACTCGGACCCTCTGGGCAAACGCTTGTGGATTGATGACCAGGAGTCGAGAGACAAGCCCATGGAAATCGTCGGAGTCGCGCGCGACATGCGCGACCACGATCTGCGCGGACCCGTGCCCCGCCGCTTTTATGTGCCGCTGGGCCAGGCGCCCGACGCTCTGTTCGCCGTCAACTTTGAGATCCGGACGGCCGGCGATCCTGCGGCCATGACTGAGACAGTGCGTAAGGCATTTGCCGCCGACGACCCCAGCGTGCCGTTGAACCGCGTGAAAACTTTGCCCGAACTAGTGGATGGCAATATCTCCCTGGATATTCTTCTGGCCAAGCTCACCGGCTTCTTCGGACTGCTGGCGCTGCTGCTGGCGTGCCTGGGACTCTACGGCGTCATGTCCTACACCGTGAGCCGCCGAACGCGCGAAATTGGACTGCGCATGGCGCTGGGCGCGCAGCGGTCGCAGGTGATGACGCTGGTCCTGATGGAATCCATGAAAGTGGTGCTGGTTGGCGTGGCCGCCGGTATCCCCTTGTCCTTGCTGGGGTCGCGGGTGTTTGCGTCTATGCTGGTCGGGCTCCGTTCCACCGATCCGCTCTCATTGGGCGCCGTGGTGCTGACGCTGGGCGCCATCGCCGCTATTGCGGGTTGGATCCCGGCCCTGCGCGCCACTCGCGTTGATCCTATGGTTGCATTGCGGTATGAATGA